AATTTTCCCGTAGGAAACTTCAATTTTGCATGAATATGATAGGTCACTCTCCTACTATTCCAATCTTTGGTTTGgaaatcattttataatttaatttcaaatgggAATTTATATTTGCTGTAGTAAAATACTGATCATTAATTGTAAAGTTAATTTGTCAGATTGCATGAACAAGGCCAATCGTGTTTACTATTAAGGAAGGATCTGAAACTCTTTCCCTCTCCTTTTTACTATTACTATTTTAATCTCCTATTTAACTGGGTTACAATTCTCTAATTAGATGAATATCCTTTGTAACTCTTTTTCTTATCATGAACATGCTAACAAacttgaaattgaaatttgCTGTGGAAGTTATTGAGACTTATTTGTAGCTGGTCAATGCATAATTTTGGAGCTAGTAACTAGGAAAGAGAatgtctttcttttttctttttttggtgaTGGGaaagtaatatatttttaaatagtaatgCTAGTTAGTAGAATGACCTTAAAGGAAAGCCCTTATGGAAACATGGGGATTCCAGATATtcaaaattgtaaaaaaaaaaaataattatgaaaaataaggggtTACAGTGGGAGAAAAAACAGAGGAAATCGTTGATTTCTTTGAATTGGCGAAGAATTTAGTTTTAACACCTACCATATTCATCATGAACATAGAGTCAGTTGTTACATCTTTGAAAATTGAACGAATGTCTCAACCAGATGTTTGTGGTTTGCATTTGTTAATTGTAGAGGCTTGCACTTGGTTTGCTATTTACAAGTTCTCTTAGATTTTCTGATGTATTGACACCTTGTGCAATTCAAtgttgtttcttttagtttatACAGTTGCAATCGCAATTAAATTTTGAGCTCGGTCCTAGGGTCCACTGTTACCAATTGAGATTGCAAAACTTACTGAACATTCTCAACTGGAGTATTTGATAACATGTAAGCTGGCGTTCAAGCACTCATGGTATATATTGGTAGGATAGCCATTCTTGTTTTCTGATATAATTCTTTGGTGAGCAAACTTAACTGATGTCGTGTAGTGTGCATGCATTCTTGTGTGCTTGCGTCTGtgtatgtttttataaatttgttgTGCAGATAGCAATGCTGAAGAACTCATGCAGAGTGGCGCTTAAGGAACTGAAACATTGGATTGTGCCAGAAAAGGTAGAGCTTTTCTCGGTTCCCCATCATCCATATCCTCTTTAAATAGTTTCCCACTGTGAATACTGTCATTATGTTATCATCCTTACGGTCATTGCAGGCTTCAATTAAATTCTGGTTTTATTGTAGGCAAATACCCCATTGGCCGTTTTTCCTGCATCGGCTGGAATTTTGTCAGAACCTTTAGGTGTTGTATTGATAATTTCTGCATGGAATTATCCTTTTTGTACGTTGATATCCTGTGACTATTTTCTATATGTTATTTCCTCCATTcttatagatatatatattttattaaaagttaTAATACTGAAATCTCATTGTCGCTTTTGTAGTGTTGTCGCTTGATCCTCTTGTTGGAGCTATTGCAGCTGGTAATGCTATGGTCTTAAAACCATCAGAAATTGCTCCAGCCACATCCTCATTGCTTGCAAAATTAGTTATGAAATATTTGGATAACTCTTCCATAAGGGTTATTGAGGGGTCTGTTGCTGAAACTTCGGCCTTGCTGGAGCAAAAGTGGgacaaaatattttatacagGTTCTTACTCAttagtttattattttatacaGGTTCTTACTcgttaatttatttatcttaccATTGTGATATAATTCAAAGTCgttgaattattattttatagataataacattcaagagctttttttttttctaaataggtGAATTTGAGAAAAATATTTCCATACCAGAGGGCAGAGAAAAAATGTTACCCACGTGAGGGTGAGTTGGCCATGGTGGTAAGTCAAGGGCCAACTCGCCTTCAAAGAAAGCTACTTGGACAAAATTCTGCTCCTTACATGTATTTGGTGATAAAATTCATGACTTGTTGTTTGATAGAGTAAGGAATGTCAAACACACAAACAATCAAAAACACTTAAGAGAAAGCACCAGTGAAGGGAACCTTGTATTACTGATGACAATTGCTCAACAAGGTCAAGAGAAATATACTTTCTCCCCAGCAGAGAAAATACTCTGCTTCCTAATAAACAAAAAGTAATTACAGGTTTTTCTCATGGTCCCCTACCCTTctcagttatatatatatatatataagaagtTGAGGTGCCTTCTTCCCAGGTTTTCTGCATTCTGGTGTAATGGAATTCCTGCCAGCTCATGCAATTCCATTTTTGATCTTCTAGAAAATACTTTCCACATATCCTTGACTTTCTCTTCTGCACTCGGCCCTTTCTTGCTACCTGCTCCACGGCGCATGCTCTTATCAATATTTTTTGTTGGTCAGGTCCATGAATTTAAACGAGTATTATCTGATAATGATGCAGTCGGCTATTAAGCTCATAGCCGGAGCTGTTAAAGTTGTGGTTGGGAATATAATCCATGACTTGACTGCGTTAGGTAACCACTTGAAGAGGACCACCAGCACCAGAAGCACATTAACAAATGATGttacttaaaataaataataaaaaaaaacacaaaaataaatgaagtaaaacaatgggaaaaaaaaagaagaagaaatgagATTGGAGAGATGGGGGCGACTATCCAAAGGCAAAGCTTGAAATACGCAAAATTAGATGTCGTAAAATGTTATACTATACCCAAAAAAGGTATTGATAATGATCATAATCTTAGCTTAAGTAAGTGAGGTTTAAGCAGTTTGAGTGGAATTTGAGAGAATGATCGGAGTAACTGAACATGCAAACCATGGAAAACAAAGTAGAAAAACGTGAAAAACATTGCTGCCCTCACTTGCCTTTTATTTGCATTATTGACTTGACCGCGGTTACATTTACTTAGAAGTAAATAATAGTTGTTACCCTTACGTAATGGCCATTGCATTAGCGGCTAATTTCCTGCCTTTAAATAGTAGTGGTAAAGGTAATGGCTTTTGAGAAAACCTAAATATAATGGCTGTTGCTTGCATAGTAGTCGTTATTTAAGACCATGATATTGAACTTGTCTGATGGTTTTCTTACTTCAGCCTTCATTCAGTGAACAATTGAACAAATTTTACTTGACTTGCAGGCAATGGCAGAGTGGCACGTATCGTGATGACTGCTGCTGCAAAGCACTTGACACCAGTTCTTTTGGAGCTTGGGGGAAAATCTCCTGTTGTCATTGATGCAGGCATCAATATACAGGCAAGAGATCTTCTCTTTGTTCCATGCATGCATGTGCTTTGATCAATAATCAGCATCTTGTTATGTTCTTTTAATTATGGCACCATAACTAATTTTCATGTGTTTCTGAGACATTTTTAATCTTTATCTCCAAGGTTGCAACTAGGCGGATAATTGCAGGAAAGTGGGGATGTAACAATGGACAAGCATGCATTTCTCCTGATTACATTATAACAACAAAGGATTATGCTTCAAAACTCGTAAAGTGGATTGCCATTAAAATATCATTCCAATTTTTTTGCTTTTCATTTTCTCCCAAGTTTATGTtcaattagtttatatttaattcCTTTTCTCATCCAGGTGGATACCCTTAAAATAGAATTGGAGAGGTTTTATGGGAAGAATCCGTTGGAATCAAAAGGCTTGTCCCGAATTGTGAATTCCAACCATTTTGCTCGATTGACTAAGCTCCTGGATGAGGATAAGGTTTCTGGTAAGATTGTCTACGGAGGTGAAAGAGACAAAGAAAACCTGTAAGTTCTATGGAGTATCTGGACATTTCTCGGTTCATGGTTTTGCTGGATGCAATGTTCTTCTCATCTATAAAtgcttctttctctcaatggCAGGAAAATTGCTCCCACCATCTTGCTGGATGTCCCACTGGACTCTTTGATAATGAATGAGGAGATATTTGGTCCCTTGCTTCCTATTATCTTGGTAACAACCAATACATCCACTTCAGTTAACTTTCTGTGTCTGTGTTCTTTGTTGGGTTGcaattatagagaaaatgatACTTGCTCCATTCTACAAAGATAGACCTATAGTTATTTTCACatggattaaaaaaatatatttaatatatataaagcaataaattttatattagaaAGCTAATCAATAAATTACTGTCTCAAAAAGAAAGTGATTTATAATTTGGGGTGaatgaaaaggggaaaaaagctTATTTTTGTGGGATAGAGGGAGCATTTAAACCAAAACTCCTGGAACTTTGGTGCAGTAGGTTCTCTTCACATCAGGCACAAGTGATGCCAAAATAATGGTACTTACAAAATCCTAAAAATAGAAGTATCATTTCATTTCAGGAATTTTCTGCTGCTATTTTTCTGGCAAGCAgtgattatttttttcatagaaATTTGTTCCATGGCCTTTCACTGATTTCGTATATATGACAACGTAtagttatgattttttatttatttatttatttttcttttggttTGGAACAGGTCAACAAAAtcgaagagagttttgatttGATAAACGCAGGATCAAAGCCACTTGCAGCTTATTTATTCACCAATAACAAGAAACTCAAGGAACATTTTGTGATGTCCGTCTCTGCCGGGGGTATAGTCATCAATGACACTACAGTGCATGTAATTATTCGTTCTTGATCTTGTAGCAGCTAGCTGCACACATATGCATGCATGTATAACATTCATAATTTATATATGCACATTACATGGTTGTGGCTTACACAAAGTTGAGATAATACATATTACCATGATATAAATTTTGCGTACACGTTCTCATTTTGGCTGTTGAGTCATTATTCAAGTGCATTCAATGGTTTGATTGGGGTTCGGTGAATAATTTGTGCGGAAACTTGTTCTTAGTTTGGGAGTTCTTTGGGAAGATAAAACTATGCTGGTGGAAGCCTACAATACATTTTACTCGTTGTGGAAAAACAATGTCAGTGTAAAAAAACTGACTAGAATCACATGAATGCAAGAGCAGTAAGTGTCAgtgagagtagtagatgcctTTGAGAAGGAAAATAGTTACTATCCAAAaagtaaattttgaaaaattagggtaatttattatttagttcacatgttatattataattaacgcTTTGGTTATTATATTTTGGAGAATAGATTATTCAGTCTATTAGTTTTGCTTCCTCACACACTTAGGTACTTCCATCTATTTTAGCATTTACTATCTAGAGAAAAAAGATTGAGACTGTAAATAATCTCAAAACTGAGAAATGGAATTGTAAATAATTGCAATATCCATAGATTAAATAGTGATTACCTTGAGGAACTAAATCGTTTATTTCCCAAAATACTAATAGCCAAAATGGGCAGGAGTAAAGTGTATAACAGAAGCAAAAGCGAGGGACTAAATTATCTACTTCCCAAAATACATAGGACGAAGTGTTAATAATAGTTATGGAAACATGGATTGAAGTGTTAATAACGGAACATGGAGTAAATAGTAAATTACCCTGGAATAACATAGCATTCATTTTGCATTGATAGTGGTGGTAAGCAATACATGATTCTTATTCTAATCGACAAGCAGCTAGATTTCTTGTACTCAAACAGATGCCTTATTCCTACAAATTAAAGGCAGGAGATGAAATATTCTAAACATTTCCACATGCAATTGCTAGTTGCCTGATAACCTGAGTCAGCATTGTATAGCATATTGCCCCTTACTTATTGAAAGTTGTAATGGTTGAAGGTTTTATTGCAGATTTATGTACTTATTCATGTTGGGCTAACATGGACATTCATTTAGGTTTTTTCCCAAGCTCCATCTATCATGCTTTTATAGTCCAATACATACGTGCAATGTGTCCTTGTAATTTGCAGATTTAATACCACAAATTTTAATACTGGTTAATATCTGAACATAATATGTACTTGATGCAGCTTGCAGTTCATACCCTACCATTTGGAGGTGTTGGGGAGAGTGGAATGGGTGCATACCATGGAAAGTTTTCTTTTGATGCTTTTAGCCATAAGAAAGCAGTCTTATATCGAGGCTTTGCTGGTGATGTAGCTATAAGGTATCCGCCATATACCCCTGGGAAGCTAAGAATAATGAAGGCTTTAATAGTTAGTGGTAAACGGAACATTATCCGAGCAGTGCTTGGCTGGGGTAAGGTTTGAGAAGAATATGTACTTGTCCTTTATTTAAGTTTAAGATAATCAATGTGTGTAAATTATATTTCTTGTACAATTTACATCGGATCAAAGATTGATCAGCTGCAACAAGGGCAATGGAGTGGAATGTGGCGCAAGTATTTGATATCTTTGTGAGTGCTGGTTCTGTGTAGAAATTTGAGATTATATAGAcctatgttattttgttttagCTTTGAAATTGGATTCCCCATTGCCCAACATGGAAGAGAAATCCAAAGAAGGAGCATTTTGTGATTCATTCTGATAATACCTTGGGAATTATGCTTCTAATTATGCAGTAATGTTCTGTATTTGAGTGCTTTAAGTGCTATGAAAAGAGAATTGCAAGCACAAAACAGAGGAAATTCCTTCAGAAAACTGAAAAAAGGATTCAAGAAGAATCCTCTAAAATACTAAGAATATCAGATCGCTGTTCATCTGTTAGTTCTGTTGGGAAATCAACAAGGAAGGTGACTTTTAAATTTCCTCTCTTTCCGTGCTGTTTTGTAATTGGCATACCTTCTCCTTGGATGATCTTCTCATATCCAGGGTAAATAATATCATCAATCATCAAAGGCATGTTCTCACCACCCAGCAAAGGGATTGAAATTTCACAGCCTGTGAGAGCTTTGAATAAGGGGATTTCTATTATTATCTTCAAGTCATCTCCTTCTCTCCGAAATAGAGGATGCTTTTTCTCAGCAATAACAAAAGTTATGTCAGCTGGGCAAGTTCCAGGTCTCTCGTTTCCCATTCCTTCAAATGTGATCTTTGTTCTTTTTTTCCATCCTGGCTTCACTTCTATCATCAGTATTTCCTCTTCTTGGATTGTTTTCCTgtcaaaaccccaaaaacacatgGCTTGATATTAAAAGAAAAGGCAAAGTTAAAAAAAAGTGCTATGTGGTTTCTAAGTTAAATTTATATCAAAGTGGTACGACACTACAATTTTCATcagaaaatataatataattgtaTATAAAACTTaacatacaattttttttttattttcacttaGTATATGTGGTTCAATATACAACAGTCATCTtaaattattactatttattaATGGTTTACAGTGCGATTACATTGAAATATACTTTTGATAAAAATTGAACcattaaacttaaaaataaaaaattataaaataagaaatcaaTGAAATCATGTACTTTCTTTATACTTTTCCCATAAAAAAACATTCTCAATTATTTcatacttttcttatttagaaccaacaattttacaaaaattttattctattgatgtttttctttttcttttttttttttttttaatcaattctcATGTTTagtatgaaatttttattttaattctataACAAAACTTTGAATTCTTTTGTAACAAATGAATTTTTCGAAACGTACCCTGTTCTTGTGAGGACATCTCTCGTAACCTTGATcttcttggtgcatccataacaCAACTCCTCCAGGGTGCATTCGAGGTTCTTCTGAACTGCCGGAGGTTTCATCACCCCTCTTGAATTTGAAAACGTGATAGGCGTAGTGCTTCTCCTGTTTGGCTCTCTGAAAAGAGGTGAAGTGTAGCGATAATTGGACTCGCTCCTCGACTTGCTCCCGCTTTTGTATAGAAAAAATGGCGTTGGCGAGGGGCTCCTTCGGCTCCGATTTCTCGATAAAGGAGAAGACATACGAGGATTGCAGTTATCCATGGTTGATTGTATTCTTGTAAAATCCTCTAGGACATGCAGGGTCGTTGCCTCTCAAACTATCAGCATTGCATCTGAAGTTCTGACTCCATTAATCgtttcctcctcttcttcctcgCCAAGGTACTGCAAGATGGAGGTAAGtgtgtttatatttttaaatttctagaACTGGTCTCCTTGTGGTTATGACAAGTTCGAGATTCTTATCTCAGGAGTCTATGGGGCGATGTGATGATTTTCAAGGGGATTTTATTGCAACGCCATCTTCAGATTGCTGGAAGATAAAGTTTAGAGAAATATATAATGCTGAGAGTTTTATTCTTGTGCTCAGAAATGGAGGCACCAGTAGGTAAGCCGAGAAAGTGAGGATGATCTAGCATATGACAGAGAGAGAATAGATGATTTGAAGGAGCGACTATAACCACAAGAATTCATGGCAAGCCGAATATGGAGGGTTTGCTAACGTCTTTTATTAGCAGAATTCGTTACCAGAAGATGGAAGGATTAAAGTTAAACCTTATACTTAAGAACAGAACCAGGATTCGACATTGTcaaaaaaaaagagaacaaGGATTCAACACCTTTTACATTActgaaaaataacttttaaaaaagttacttttaagttttgaattatgtaaaattaataCACGTCTTCTTAATTTTAGATCGTTTAGTTTCTgtattttaactattttttatcCAATTTCTCATTAATAATCTTTGTAAGGactaaaatactttttaaatatattatttttaaatttttgatttatattaaaattaataattatatccttcaactttctaaaaatatataatttagtttctgatattttaattatattaaattggaaaaaataaacattttaaGGAGAAACTTTCAGTTTAacgtattaaaatataaagttttaaaaataaaaaatatacatgttaattttaatatattttaaaaacttaaaaagtaatattctacaaaaaaagaaaaggaaagttttaaaaataaaaaatatacatgtttattttaatatattttaaaaacttaaaagtaatattctaaaaaaaaaaaaagaaaaaaactgttTCTCTCGCAATTTGATCGATCCAAAACTCTAAatgctaatttttttaatgaagacctttttatttttggctcaattaaaattaaattaaaaagtgaCTCATTTAAAGAGCTCAAAATCAGAGTGTACGATATTACTCAGCTAATAAGAtaagggtaatttacgatttagtccctggatattactattattaacaagtcagtccctgtatttttagaaacctattaaaacgtccttatgttttatttccgtcaacgaaatagtccttccgtcctattttccgttaaaattagataaaggaggagagagaaaatttttaaaatccaattttaccctcaaataaaatcatttatttagtccttgtatattacaattattaacaagttagtccttatattttcaaaaatctattaaaatatttttatcttttttcatatctattaaaacgtccttatcgtttttttatgtcaactaaatagtccctatcttttatcagatctattaaaacgtccttatcgtttctttttgtcaacgaaatagtccctatcttttcttttgtcctccgacgaagaagaagaagaagaaggagaagaagaagaagaagaagaagaagaaggagaagaagaagaagaagaagaaggaggagaagaagaagaagaagaagaagaagaagaagaagaagaagaagaaggagaaactcaataaaaatataatgaccaaattgtaaataaataaagctAAAGGAATTTTAAGGAGTGAAACTCTCCCTTACAAAGAGACTGATATTTTTGCATGGTGAAAATAATAGGAAGGTGATGGGTATTAATAGGCTACCATCACCTCCATGAATGTGcctattaatttttctataattaaaattacaagaaAATTCGTAATATATATCTCAAAATTACAAGTTTCCCCAATGTCTATTTTTCACGTTAAAATTTgtcaaaaattcatttttttcaaaaattggtTGTCGGTGGGCATAACTATTGTGCTGGTAGGCCTACCATGGAGGTCTGCGCGCGCAGCGGTGTCCCTGATAGGCCTACTACAGAGGCCAACGCGCATGCCTGACAGCCACTCGATTCATGCACACGCACGTTCCCTGCACGTCCTAGCTCACTCGCGCATCTGTTGCACACCTCGTAGCCCAGCTGCCAAACGAGGTTCATCTAGGCCTCTTTGTAGGCCTGTCACGCCCCAACATCTACTTGCGTGTTAACCAGCCCCTTCTACCACAATTGCTACCACCGTGTGCCCAATTTTAATAGAATTGTTTGCCTCACAAAAAATTGTCAAGTCAAGCATCTCTCCTACAACCAGTATCTGAATTCGGTGAAATTGCTTTCGTCACAAAAATTATCACGTCCACCGTCTTTGTCAAGCACCCCTCCTATAACCAGTATCTAATTTCGGTGAAATTGCTTCCGTCACAAAAATTATCACGTTCACCGCCCTTGCAACCAGCTGTActcattttctgcagaattgctTCTCTCACACAAAAAGTTGCTAAGTTCACCACTATTGCTACCGCCAACATTCGATTTCAGCAGTGTTGATTCCCTTTCAAAAATTTTCAAGATCCCAATTATCACTAACTGCTTTTCTTGTAAAAATTGCTAAGTCCACCATCCCTGCTTCTTTGAAAAAAAACTATTGaatgtaattaatttaaaattttagtttaattttttatttatttcgatttaatttttaattttaaaaattttaattatttcaatttgatttaattttgataaaaaaattaaatcgaaccgacaataataatatattatttttttataatataaaaaaattaaatcataattaatgttgaaatattttaattaaattttaaaataatgtaaaaaataaaaagtctaatcaattaaattaaattgtatcGAATTGAATCTGACtgatttgattcggttcaattttttatttaaaatcgattcaatttttataaatactaaaatttcaaattttaatttattcgatttgattttaaactgGACCGGTTGAATCCTCCCTCTGCCCTTCTACCTCCAATGCTCAATTTTAACAAAACTGCTTTCCTAATAAAAATTGCTAAATCATCCATTTTTGACGGAATTACTTAGCTCACAAAAATTACTGAGTCAATCACCCTTGCTAGCACAAGTCCACCACCTCCTCCTATCACATTTgccaaaaaaatatatttaaagatattttgataattttaaaaattagataaaaggATTTCCTTTTAATAGAGTTAAAATGTAATGATGAACCCAccgttaaataatttataactattCAGAAAACTCACTCCactattaaaatatctatatttatatgaaagttaaaattaaaattattaaatctttACCTTTTACATAATAGGATTAGGTTGGCGTACACAGTAATTTacgtaatattaatattttttttcttttccccaATCACATATGCACAAACTCTCCTCGTGTATGcacatatatatacacacatattTCATTtttccctctatctcatctcgCTCCCCTCCCAGTCCTTCAGGTGAACTCCAGcactatttttctttatttcctctttttctttttttataaatttcttttatcttttttaattttcgaaattccttttttttttttgggtcgaTTCTATTGTTATTGCTGCTGAATTCCATTCTGGTTTCTTGTTTCTCTGGTTTCTAAAGTAATAATTTTGTTTCGTAATCTGTCTTCATTTTCTTGGAGTAATTGCCTTCTCTTCATATACATTAATCGATTTTGTTTGTGTAATGGAAGATTAGTTTGTAATAATTCACATATACTGCAATCTTTCTCAAGTACTCCCTGACTCTTAAGTTGCTAGAGTCAAATAGAAGCCAAGATTTGATTTTGGCTAACAGAAGATTGTCTTTCTTGTAGATAATTAGAGTATTAGTTGTTAATTTTATGAAATCTCAATGCTTGTAGATATGAGAGACCAATGTGCATGCTAAGGTATTACAATAAAATGGAATGCTTGCCATTAGAGAGCTTGTAGTACTCCTGTTTTTATTGTTGCATCTCTTTCGTTATTGTGTCCATAACGAATGTTTTGGTTAAGGCATGTTCTATCTTCATTGACATTTTAAGTTTCATTGTGGGAAGAAGTGTTTCTTTAGAGGCAAAACCCATATGAAAGCTCAGTTTGATCCTTGCAAAATGATCCCTCTTCATTGCAGAATAGGTTGGTGATACAATGAGCCGGCCAACTACGggcagaaaaaataaaagatacagACAAGGGGCAGTGTTAATTTTACTTCTGAAATAATGAGGTAACAACGCTTGTCTTTCTTgtagattaaatttttttttttctgcttcaTATGTATGCTCTCTTATGTATTATTTTGCTTTTCGTTGCCCTTTGTAT
This is a stretch of genomic DNA from Manihot esculenta cultivar AM560-2 chromosome 2, M.esculenta_v8, whole genome shotgun sequence. It encodes these proteins:
- the LOC110606016 gene encoding aldehyde dehydrogenase family 3 member H1 isoform X4 — its product is MLKNSCRVALKELKHWIVPEKANTPLAVFPASAGILSEPLGVVLIISAWNYPFLLSLDPLVGAIAAGNAMVLKPSEIAPATSSLLAKLVMKYLDNSSIRVIEGSVAETSALLEQKWDKIFYTGNGRVARIVMTAAAKHLTPVLLELGGKSPVVIDAGINIQVATRRIIAGKWGCNNGQACISPDYIITTKDYASKLVDTLKIELERFYGKNPLESKGLSRIVNSNHFARLTKLLDEDKVSGKIVYGGERDKENLKIAPTILLDVPLDSLIMNEEIFGPLLPIILVNKIEESFDLINAGSKPLAAYLFTNNKKLKEHFVMSVSAGGIVINDTTVHLAVHTLPFGGVGESGMGAYHGKFSFDAFSHKKAVLYRGFAGDVAIRYPPYTPGKLRIMKALIVSGKRNIIRAVLGWGKV
- the LOC110606055 gene encoding dnaJ homolog subfamily B member 13 codes for the protein MDNCNPRMSSPLSRNRSRRSPSPTPFFLYKSGSKSRSESNYRYTSPLFREPNRRSTTPITFSNSRGVMKPPAVQKNLECTLEELCYGCTKKIKVTRDVLTRTGKTIQEEEILMIEVKPGWKKRTKITFEGMGNERPGTCPADITFVIAEKKHPLFRREGDDLKIIIEIPLFKALTGCEISIPLLGGENMPLMIDDIIYPGYEKIIQGEGMPITKQHGKRGNLKVTFLVDFPTELTDEQRSDILSILEDSS
- the LOC110606016 gene encoding aldehyde dehydrogenase family 3 member H1 isoform X2: MAGSEEEKTVFDMEAASALVKELRDTCASGKTRSYEWRVTQLKCLVKLCDENEKEIADALRQDLSKPEFESIVYEIAMLKNSCRVALKELKHWIVPEKANTPLAVFPASAGILSEPLVLSLDPLVGAIAAGNAMVLKPSEIAPATSSLLAKLVMKYLDNSSIRVIEGSVAETSALLEQKWDKIFYTGNGRVARIVMTAAAKHLTPVLLELGGKSPVVIDAGINIQVATRRIIAGKWGCNNGQACISPDYIITTKDYASKLVDTLKIELERFYGKNPLESKGLSRIVNSNHFARLTKLLDEDKVSGKIVYGGERDKENLKIAPTILLDVPLDSLIMNEEIFGPLLPIILVNKIEESFDLINAGSKPLAAYLFTNNKKLKEHFVMSVSAGGIVINDTTVHLAVHTLPFGGVGESGMGAYHGKFSFDAFSHKKAVLYRGFAGDVAIRYPPYTPGKLRIMKALIVSGKRNIIRAVLGWGKV
- the LOC110606016 gene encoding aldehyde dehydrogenase family 3 member H1 isoform X1, giving the protein MAGSEEEKTVFDMEAASALVKELRDTCASGKTRSYEWRVTQLKCLVKLCDENEKEIADALRQDLSKPEFESIVYEIAMLKNSCRVALKELKHWIVPEKANTPLAVFPASAGILSEPLGVVLIISAWNYPFLLSLDPLVGAIAAGNAMVLKPSEIAPATSSLLAKLVMKYLDNSSIRVIEGSVAETSALLEQKWDKIFYTGNGRVARIVMTAAAKHLTPVLLELGGKSPVVIDAGINIQVATRRIIAGKWGCNNGQACISPDYIITTKDYASKLVDTLKIELERFYGKNPLESKGLSRIVNSNHFARLTKLLDEDKVSGKIVYGGERDKENLKIAPTILLDVPLDSLIMNEEIFGPLLPIILVNKIEESFDLINAGSKPLAAYLFTNNKKLKEHFVMSVSAGGIVINDTTVHLAVHTLPFGGVGESGMGAYHGKFSFDAFSHKKAVLYRGFAGDVAIRYPPYTPGKLRIMKALIVSGKRNIIRAVLGWGKV
- the LOC110606016 gene encoding aldehyde dehydrogenase family 3 member H1 isoform X3, which translates into the protein MSCSVHAFLCACVCVCFYKFVVQIAMLKNSCRVALKELKHWIVPEKANTPLAVFPASAGILSEPLGVVLIISAWNYPFLLSLDPLVGAIAAGNAMVLKPSEIAPATSSLLAKLVMKYLDNSSIRVIEGSVAETSALLEQKWDKIFYTGNGRVARIVMTAAAKHLTPVLLELGGKSPVVIDAGINIQVATRRIIAGKWGCNNGQACISPDYIITTKDYASKLVDTLKIELERFYGKNPLESKGLSRIVNSNHFARLTKLLDEDKVSGKIVYGGERDKENLKIAPTILLDVPLDSLIMNEEIFGPLLPIILVNKIEESFDLINAGSKPLAAYLFTNNKKLKEHFVMSVSAGGIVINDTTVHLAVHTLPFGGVGESGMGAYHGKFSFDAFSHKKAVLYRGFAGDVAIRYPPYTPGKLRIMKALIVSGKRNIIRAVLGWGKV